AACTTCACGTTCATCGGGACCGTGCTCAACAACCAGGCTTGCGGCAGCGCCGCCAACGTACAGACTCAAGGCCACGGCGGCTACCTGGTAACCTACCTGACGACGGACAGCCCGCCGCAGACCGGCAAGGGTACTCTTGCCGAGCTCACGAGCTGGGCCGCCGAGAAGCCCGATGTCGTGCTTATGGAGTACGGCACGAACGACATCTGGAGCAGCATCGCCCCCCAGACCATTCTCGACGCGTACAGCACGGTGGTCGACGAGTTTCGCAGCCAGAACCCCAACGTCATCTTCTTTGTTGCCCAGATCACCCCGCTCAATCCCAGCGGCTGCGGCCAGTGCGAAGCCAACGTCGAGGCGCTGAACGCCGAAATCCCGGACTGGGCCAGCGGCAAGAGCACGGCGGCCTCACCCATTCACGTAGTCGACATCTGGGCATCGCTGCCTGCCGCGGAGTACGTACCCAACTCGAGCTACACGAGCGACGGTTGCCACCCCAATGCCGCCGGGTCGCAGTTGATGGCGGATGCGTGGTATGCCGCCCTGGTCGCGCAGGGGATTCCGTAGCGCGCGAGTGATTACGGCGGCCTGAGTAGCAGATGATGATGCTAGCCAGGACAGGCTCCGGGAGTTTCACTAGCCGAGTCTCCCTGCGCTCCAAGACTTTCGGTCGAGAATCGAGAGTTGAAAGACCACCCGTGTGTGGCTTCTACCATCGAGACGCTCGCGCGGACAGGCCAACCCCGCGCGGCGCGCGAACGCGGCGAACGGTTCCTGGCGGCGTATCCCGGCAGTCTGCACGCGTCGCGCGTGCGTGCGTTGCTCCAGTCGCTCGGGGATCGCTAGAGGGACGGCAGAGGGCTCCCACGAGCGCCCGAGCGCCGCGGGTTGACACCCCCTTCCGGGTCCCGTACGCCCGGGGTATGGACGATAGCTGGCCGCCTCCGGGACTCACGATGCTGCTCACGTCCAAGCGGATCCAGACGCGCGTGGCCGAGCTCGGTGAGCAGATCACGCGCGACTACGCCGGAAGGCGGCTCGTCATCGTGTGTGTGCTCAAAGGGAGCTTCGTCTTTGCAGCCGATTTGGCGCGTCACATCAACCTGCCGCTTCGGATCGAGTTCCTGGGCCTGAGAAGCTATGGCAATAGCGTCGAATCGAGCGGTGTCGTACAGATCACTCAAGACTTGACCGCCCCGATCAAGGGCGACGACGTGCTCGTGGTCGAGGACATCGTGGACAGTGGGCTCACGAGCGCGTACCTGTTGGACCTGCTGGCCACGCGCGGCCCGAACAGCGTCAGGCTCTGTGCGCTCTTGCACAAACCGGCCCGCGTCAAGAAGCCCGTGCACGTCGATTATCTCGGCTTCACGATCGATGACGCGTTCGTCGTGGGCTACGGCCTGGACCATGCGCAGAACTTCCGACATCTGCCGGATCTGATGGTGGTCGAGGGGGCGGGCAAGGCACAGGGGTGAGCGGGCCCGAGCGCCTGTGACGGCGACAGAAGGGCAAGTCCCGCTTCTCTGCTCCGACGTTGGGCCCCCGGCCCGCGCGGAGCGCGGGGTAAGGCGGGCCCGCGGCGGACGAGCGAAGCGAACCCGCCGCACCGCCAGGCGCCGTCCCAGCGCGGGGGCATCACCCGCTGGTCATCTGCCTGCTCCCAAGCATTACTGGGGAGCTCAGGAAGGTCCGCATGTCC
This sequence is a window from Verrucomicrobiota bacterium. Protein-coding genes within it:
- the hpt gene encoding hypoxanthine phosphoribosyltransferase — protein: MDDSWPPPGLTMLLTSKRIQTRVAELGEQITRDYAGRRLVIVCVLKGSFVFAADLARHINLPLRIEFLGLRSYGNSVESSGVVQITQDLTAPIKGDDVLVVEDIVDSGLTSAYLLDLLATRGPNSVRLCALLHKPARVKKPVHVDYLGFTIDDAFVVGYGLDHAQNFRHLPDLMVVEGAGKAQG